TTTGCTCCTGGTGTAATGATCTGCAGAGAGTGAGCACCTGATGTTGTAGCAGGCGGTTTTaggcagctcagagctgaacagggccaggagcaggagctgccctggggatggACATTGCAGTGCTTGTTCCccagagctcccccagcccagctcgtCCTTAGccagaggcagagagcagctgaggtcaggcacaggcagcagcagctgtgcattGCTGTGGGTGGCACTGCAAActggggtgctgcaggcactgccccaCGCCCAGGGCAGGtggtgcccagtgcccaccacCCCTGTGATTCCCTGGTGCATGGGCATGTTTCACACAAGCTGTAGAGCAGCATGAGCAGCTCTTTCTTGAAATAAGTACTTCTTGAAAACTTCTGCTGATTGCAGAACTGTTCTGAATTAATGTGGGAAACAGTTAGCTAAATATTACCAATAAACCATAATGCTtgaaaaaactattttttattaaacagaattaaaactagggtttaattttttaatagaaattgtTTCTTCCAAACTGTGTTTCTGCAAAGAGACTAAATACTAAAGctatttattctctttttttaaattatttttttaaaaaaagtataaaagaaaacagaactttttttcaggaaatacaaatcaggggaaaaaaatcaaattttctttaaaaagaacataaaaatttAAGTCTTTCACTAGATTGAGACAGTGGTAGAATCCACTAATGAGCAATGAGAGAAtggacagagaaaaaaaagtcgTAATAATTTTGACAGACTAGAGGCAAATAAGAGGGAGACACAGGACCAGTACCTCAGACACTGCTCTGAAAGCAGCTGCCAAATGCAAGAGCAGGGGCAGCATACTGCTGCTCACCagtgtgatgctgctgctgtttctgtgaaaaatcAGGAGAAAGGAGACAGAGCTACTGATTGTAGTCATCGAAAAAAGGCAAGTGTGCTTTTCCAGCAAACCAGAACGATCCCTCGGATGCTGCTGTACAAACTGCTGGAGTCTTCAGCTGGAATTGGGTCCCTTTATAGCTGAGGGTAGGTGGACTCTCTGCTCGTCCATTCTCTTGGCTTGTGAGCGCAAAATCAGGCTGAAAAAATCCTCATCTGGTACAGTGGGGCCtttggcagctcctggaggagcaCATCTCTGATCATCCAGTCTGGAGCCCTACAGACAGACCAAGTGATACAAGCTGCATATTTACAGGAAGATATGGAGTAAGTGAACAATATTAAGTGAAAAAGCTACTAAAACCTTTTGCTGGCAGATTTAAAGCTTGTAGAGAgatttaatttataaattttgTTTAAAGTTAAACTTGCTAAATGAAATTATTGAGTCCAAGTGTAACTAAAATGGTTCCTCTGCCCCACTTGTCCCATGTGTCTAAAAgtgacccccccccccccccctcagTTCAGTTCTTCAACATATTGCAAAATGAGATCTGTTAGCGTTAGTACAGGGTGTTTCTGGTCTCATACAGCAGGAAGTATGGTTGTCTTCCTTTCCTTACACAGGCACTAAAAGattgctgcagtgctgtgagaTTTGGGAAGGCACTCCTTGAAGGCCCCTTGCCTCTGCTCTGTACAGCTGGGTGCAGTTTAGTGCCAAGCTTCCAGAGCAGGTGGCAAAccctgctgggctgagctctgctccccagctggGGAGTGGTGTTCccacaggaacaggctgctcctggaggGCAGTGGGGGCACAGGAGGAAAAGCACAGCTCTCAGTGGTGGCTGGACCTGGGACAGACACCTTTTGCACAAAAAGGCTCAAAGGCAGCAACCCTTCTGTGCTCATTTACAGCAGTCCATACTGATCAGAggagatgaaatatttttccagtcCTAAAAGAGAATATTTCTAGATTCTTTGCTTGACTCACAGAAGGAAACAGACAAGCTTCTATAACAGAACATAGTTTTTTCAGCAGGCTGATGAGAACTGTCATGTAGACTCAATTCTCAGCCAGGCTGCCATACTTACTGGCCTTTGGAGAACTCAGCATCTGAACCTCATATTTTTGGCTGCTTGTCAACCCAGCAGACAAACCAGCAAgcctttttaattcttttttgtCTAATTGGTAGATGCACATGCTCTAATTGAAAATCAGTCACCTCACTGGTATATTACTATAAACTATCATTTAAACTTGATCTCGTGGAAATGATGACCACTCTTACCAACAAAACCTGGATACTGAATTCTTTCATTTGATAAATTAGGATTGGTGGTGTATCAAGTGTCCTCCTTAGCAAGCTAGGTCTAAACACTTAAAACCATTTTACATACCCCTTGCAATAGCCTCACTTGTTTTTCTCCACTTTCTAAGCATTTCTTACTTTTTATAGTTACTGTGGTACAAATACCAAAATTACACTTTCTAGACTGGATAATTAACAACACCCCAACCCTCACCTTCTGTTCTCTTATGTTCCTCCTTATCTGTCAGATCAATACATATCTTAAACCACAGTGGCTTCCTTACAGAATGCACTAGGGGAGGCCCAGTTGCAGTCCCCAGAGGCAGAAGCTGAGGAGGTGTTAAGCCCTTACCTGGCATTTGATCAATATGTCGAAGAAGTCGTCATCCAGGTCGCCGTTGGCGCTGGCCCCGAGCTGGCCCAGCAGGGCGTGGCtgcggtgctgctgctgcctcagcccgggcagctggctctggctctggctgggcagctggctctggctctggctgggcagctggctctggctctggctctggttctggttctggctctggctctggctctggctctgcctcagCCCAGGCAGGTGGCTCAGGCTGGCGCGCTGCTCATCCAGGCGCCGGCTCTGTGAGCtcgccagcagctccaggaactCGTCCGTGTGCGGGGACACCGCCGACGCGGAAAAGGCTGCCCGGGACACACAGAGTAATTAGAGTTAGCCTGGGAGTAAATCCATTGCTGTACTGAATCTTGTCTGCAAATACATTTTGAGAATAGTATTTGGCAAAAACTCGAGTCAAATAtggattttgcttttaaaaaattacattttatcaTCGTTTTAGGTGGAGTAGAGGATGTTGCCACTGAAGGAGCTGGGAGTCTGTTCTTCTCCTGGAAGCAGCACCTCTGATCATCCATCCTGTTACTCTGGAACCGACTCAGCAGATCAAAGAACCCCTCGTCTGCCATTGTCTCACGGCTGCTtttctgaaaaggagaaaatttggGGTATTTGACCTTAGAGTGCCTACAGCTGGGACAACTGCATCAGAGTTTCAGTCCAGTCATATGCTTGATATTTACATATCtgaaatttattaaataaattttttttagtcAACCTTTTCTATAGCCAGAGATCTATCCAAGGAGTTGATGCTAATGCTAGGGCAGCGTTTTGGAGAGTGAAATATATTAGAAATGTCTCATTctctgaaatggaaagaaactACGCTCTGATCATGGTAAAATGGGAGTTATTCCTCTTCAGCCAATAAtccaacaaaaccccaaatgcccatgagaagaaaaagaaacaagaccAGCAAAGAACAGTTGCCATTGTCTCCTCAGATCTATGACCAAATGCCTCAGTTCTTTTATTTTGAACTGACTTCTCTCAAGACTTTAATAACCTAAAAAGTATGTCCAAAATATCTCCCACTGCCTGAATCAGGAAAATAGATTTTGCTAAGTTTGGAGAAGTAGGGTCTAAAAGAGACTTAGACCTCAGCTTGcaaataaatttcatttctaacttcaaaaaaaccaccacaaataaaatgtttcagtAGTAGGAAAATCTTAAAGCTGGCACCACCCCTGAGAGAGCTGTAGAATAACAGTTTAGAGCCACAGTGTTTAAATCAAGTTAAACTGAACAGGACAGCTGCAGGAAGGTGTTTTCCACAATTCTGATCACACAAAGATGAGTTAAGGCCATAGGCTCACCACACCTACCCTCTGAGAGTTTGGAAGTCGATGATCAATGGAATTACTGGCATCCTGCAAAACTTTGGAGGTGGTGCcatttttgtactttttgcCTTTTAGTCGATTTACAAAATGAAGTTTTGCTGAAGTTTTGGCAACCAGTGGTTTCTGTTTAACAAGAATCTCACTGTTCCAGTTTGGAACCTAAGAAAACAAGAGTCAGGAAATTAAGCCTTCTGATTTTACTTACCAGTACTGTTACCTCTtacttgctgctgcttttcctccccaaGATGAAGCAGCTTTACACTATTTTGTTCTTGCAGCCACAAGGATGTACCCAAAGAGGCTCCTGAGTGCCAGTGCTGACTTCAGCTGTACTGACTACACATGCTTTGAGATTTCATTGATTAACATAACAGGCTTTACCTTACCTGAAGAGACTGCAATTAGATATCCCAGTGTGGAGGGAAAAATAGCAATTTCAGTCTGCCACTGGAATAATTTATGCAGAACTGCCAGCCCAGTATTGAAAGGCAGAATGTAGAAGAAATCTCTCATAGACTGACACAAGGATTTTAATTGGGAACTCCCATTGCCAAAAGATTTCTGAGCCTGGGGGGGAGGAGAAGTTGTTTTGCTTATGACTCAGCTGTAACATTTCTGAAATAGCATCCTTACTCCAGATGGAGACTGAAGCTTCTGATGGTTTGCAAGTTGGTTGAAATCTCAAAGTGAAAAACGGAGCATGTATTTTAAGTCCCTGTAAAATGACTGTAACCAAAGAAAAAGTGTTCAGAAGAGCTAAGCTAAAGCTCAGGAATTTTATTCTGAATTACTTTCATGCTGCAACCTCAACCCATCTCTATAAAGAGATGAAAATTCCTTTGATGCTCATTACAGAACCCCATTCTTTCTCACTCATGCAGGGAATAAAGCAGGCGTCCCACAAGCCACTACAGCCATCACCTGTCATGTGCTGTTACCTCATGACAGAAGTATTTTTTGTTAGTATTGTTAGACGTGGTGTTATGGAGCTCCTGTGATCaactaaattaaaaaaggagGCAAAAGGCACATCAGCACACCCTCAGAAAGGTTTCACTGCAATatcagcagcagaacagaaagaAGCAAAGTGCCAACCTTTTCTGGTGTTAATTTCATAAGTTCCATGTTCTCCATGCTGTAACGGCGTCCTCTTGGTCTGCCACCTTCAAGAGacaaattcatatttttattattaaaatttatgGTGGCACTTGACAAGCTGTGGCTGTACTCCTCTAAGGTCCAAGGTTCAAGCCACAGACACAATTAGAACACACAAAGAAACTAAGCAGTACCCTGGGATTCACAATATCAatcctgcagaaaaggaggtGCTGAAGGGGTCCAATACGTCAAGAACCTTTTTTAGCTGCTGGGGAGAAAACCAAGCAAACTTCCATAGTCAACCCCAACTCATTAAAGAACTCAAATGAGATTCTTTTTTAAGTTCTCTGTTGGGAAACTACTTCAGAAAGAGGCACGTACCATTCAAACTGTTTTCCACTGCGTGGCTTTCTGCCATCATGGAGTTGTTTGTGCTGTAGCTTAATCCAAGAACCATTTGAAGATCTGAGAGATTAAGTCTGGCAGTGAGTTCTCCACTTCTGTCTCCTACCTTCaagcaaataaaataagcaGTTGTATTACCTTAACAAATACTCAGATGTGTAACTGTAAAGCAATCCTTGTCCCATGACTTCTGagagaaaaaagctgaaaaggTTTTCCTGCTTGAAGACTGAGAACATCTTTTTAAAGAAGTAACAACTAACAGGTAACACAGAAAAgcctaaaataatttctgcttggCCACTAACTTGGGAGTCCATGACACCATTGTGAGTGGTGAGACTAGGACAAAGGAGCTGACTGGCTGAAATAACGTGGAATCAGCTGTCTGTAGAATAATTGAAAATGCATTCCATCACTCAAACTCACACCTCCATAAAACCTCTGGGAGCAAGAGCAAAAACCAAGAGCCAGCACAGTGGGAGTATGAAAATCATACCTCTCTTGAAATCTCCAGGTGCCTTTCTGCAAAATGGATGGCTTGGTCATGATTTCCCAGGGCAGTGTAAGCATTCCCTAAACTCCAGCATGCTCTTCCTTCCCCAATTCTGAAAACAACACACACTTCAATTACACCTCTACCTGCTGAACACCAGAGGTCAGGTTTTCACAGTACTGCCAAAGTAATTTGCTGGGCTAAAAAAATTGAGGCAATCATCAGAGACCATGCTACCCTCAACATATTAAATATTGTATTTAAGGAGTGTGATCTGgttataaataaatatgaacaaatttaatatttttttttatttttaagctcaCAGCAAACAAGTTAGTTTTGTAAGCATGGGATATTGTATAACCTACTTTGCTCCTCCTCAGTTTGCATGACTTATTAGTCCTCTGTATTCTTAGTGACTTAAGAACAGGTACATTTAAATGTTGCAAAAAATTATGGTTGCACCCAACACTATAAAAAAGGCCTCAGAAATCAGTACTGTAATACAAACATTACTTGCTGCTGTGTTACTCTTTCCCCCATCCCTTCCTGGATTATTACCTTGTGGACAAGTAGAACACAGATTCTTAGGAAAGTAGGGTGAATTATTATCATGAACTCATGAAAGAAAGATCTGCTTTTCCCTAATTTACACAGACTTGCTGACAGGAGATGATGTAGAAAGAGTCATTCATCAATTTGTCTTTCATCTCAGACTCATTAGCTGCAATACCATTTTGAGTAATTTTGGTTTTCCATATGAAAACCAaagcccagcactgggggaatTCACATGAATGCAGCTGTCACATGGGGAACAATGCCAGTGGAGCTGAAGGTAACAGGATTTGCTCTGAGTGTCACACACACATGAAACAATCTCTTAGGGCTTACTTGTCGTGTAGCTCCTGAGCAATCACAAGGTGTTTGAGGTGATAATCAATGGCTCTCTCATAGTCCTGCAGCAGAGTGTAGGTGTTCCCCAGGCTGTAGCAGGCCTGTGCTTCCACAGCTCTGTCCTTCAGCTGCCGAGCCAGCTGCAGCgtcctcctgcagcagaggtCAGAAACCACCACAAGGAAAAGCTTTCAGAAGTGCACTTGCACAACTGAAAATCTGTTACACAACTTCAACAAActggggcagcaggcagcaaatTATTGGCTATTAAATTACTATCTTGTAAACCCTTACAATCTAACACTTGTAAAGTCCTCCCTCCACTGCAACCTACTTCATTAGAGAGCAGGCTGATTCCTCAAACAGCATCATTTAATTTACTGCTCCATTAATAATTTGTAGGAGTTTCCCTGAGGTTGCACTGTTACAATACCTACTTTCCTACTTTCCATCAGAATGGGCAGGACAGGCCTGTACTCACCaagccagctgagctgtgctgggcaagAAGAATTTGAGGGCTCAGAGGGATCTGCTCAGTACTGAGGCATTTCTCCCTAAGAAATGCTGTGCTCTGAAATCCCAGTCAGATGCTAATAACACCTATACTGTATCTTTGCCAAGCTTTTACTTTCCCAGGTACAGCAGTAACAGCTTAGTGGTGCAG
This DNA window, taken from Melospiza georgiana isolate bMelGeo1 chromosome 9, bMelGeo1.pri, whole genome shotgun sequence, encodes the following:
- the GPSM2 gene encoding G-protein-signaling modulator 2 isoform X1, giving the protein MAEKNVLISMPEDRSFHVRYRMEASCLELALEGERLCKAGDCRAGVSFFEAAVQVGTEDLRTLSAIYSQLGNAYFYLQEYAKALEYHHHDLTLARTIGDQLGEAKASGNLGNTLKVLGNFEEAIVCCQRHLDISRELNDKVGEARALYNLGNVYHSKGKNVANAGTHDPGELPEDVKNALQKAAKYYEENLSIVTELGDRAAQGRAFGNLGNTHYLLGNFRSAVLAHEQRLLIAKEFGDRSAERRAYSNLGNAYIFLGEFETAAEYYRRTLQLARQLKDRAVEAQACYSLGNTYTLLQDYERAIDYHLKHLVIAQELHDKIGEGRACWSLGNAYTALGNHDQAIHFAERHLEISREVGDRSGELTARLNLSDLQMVLGLSYSTNNSMMAESHAVENSLNGGRPRGRRYSMENMELMKLTPEKVPNWNSEILVKQKPLVAKTSAKLHFVNRLKGKKYKNGTTSKVLQDASNSIDHRLPNSQRKSSRETMADEGFFDLLSRFQSNRMDDQRCCFQEKNRLPAPSVATSSTPPKTMIKSFSASAVSPHTDEFLELLASSQSRRLDEQRASLSHLPGLRQSQSQSQSQNQNQSQSQSQLPSQSQSQLPSQSQSQLPGLRQQQHRSHALLGQLGASANGDLDDDFFDILIKCQGSRLDDQRCAPPGAAKGPTVPDEDFFSLILRSQAKRMDEQRVHLPSAIKGPNSS
- the GPSM2 gene encoding G-protein-signaling modulator 2 isoform X2 — encoded protein: MAEKNVLISMPEDRSFHVRYRMEASCLELALEGERLCKAGDCRAGVSFFEAAVQVGTEDLRTLSAIYSQLGNAYFYLQEYAKALEYHHHDLTLARTIGDQLGEAKASGNLGNTLKVLGNFEEAIVCCQRHLDISRELNDKVGEARALYNLGNVYHSKGKNVANAGTHDPGELPEDVKNALQKAAKYYEENLSIVTELGDRAAQGRAFGNLGNTHYLLGNFRSAVLAHEQRLLIAKEFGDRSAERRAYSNLGNAYIFLGEFETAAEYYRRTLQLARQLKDRAVEAQACYSLGNTYTLLQDYERAIDYHLKHLVIAQELHDKIGEGRACWSLGNAYTALGNHDQAIHFAERHLEISREVGDRSGELTARLNLSDLQMVLGLSYSTNNSMMAESHAVENSLNGGRPRGRRYSMENMELMKLTPEKKSSRETMADEGFFDLLSRFQSNRMDDQRCCFQEKNRLPAPSVATSSTPPKTMIKSFSASAVSPHTDEFLELLASSQSRRLDEQRASLSHLPGLRQSQSQSQSQNQNQSQSQSQLPSQSQSQLPSQSQSQLPGLRQQQHRSHALLGQLGASANGDLDDDFFDILIKCQGSRLDDQRCAPPGAAKGPTVPDEDFFSLILRSQAKRMDEQRVHLPSAIKGPNSS